A region of Vitis vinifera cultivar Pinot Noir 40024 chromosome 13, ASM3070453v1 DNA encodes the following proteins:
- the LOC100256462 gene encoding LOB domain-containing protein 1 → MEYTEKTTKPLKVFNSIHLFSSSSSSSSSSSSSSSRSSSFPAASQGPCAACKVLRRRCTESCILAPYFPSTKPFQFITAHKVFGASNIIKWLKEVPETNRADAVSSMVYEANARILDPVYGCAGAISKLQKQLEEVQAELAMTQAELLFMRCQQQQLDDNAKFHRNSGSANWE, encoded by the exons ATGGAATACACTGAGAAAACTACAAAACCACTTAAAGTTTTCAATAGTATTCATTtattctcctcctcctcctcctcatcatcatcatcttcttcttcttcttcaaggtCGTCTTCTTTTCCAGCTGCCAGCCAAGGTCCTTGTGCTGCCTGTAAAGTCCTTCGTCGCCGATGCACCGAGAGTTGTATTTTAGCCCCATATTTTCCATCAACTAAACCATTCCAGTTCATCACTGCTCATAAAGTCTTTGGAGCCAGCAACATAATCAAGTGGTTGAAG GAAGTTCCAGAGACCAATAGAGCAGATGCTGTGAGCAGCATGGTCTATGAAGCAAATGCCAGAATTCTTGATCCAGTCTACGGGTGTGCTGGTGCGATTAGCAAGCTTCAGAAACAACTTGAAGAAGTGCAAGCAGAATTAGCCATGACGCAAGCTGAACTCCTTTTCATGCGATGCCAACAACAGCAACTAGATGATAATGCAAAGTTCCATAGAAATTCAGGCTCGGCCAATTGGGAATGA
- the LOC100251310 gene encoding LOB domain-containing protein 1 has protein sequence MKKGPRLRILFHFFSSLSLMMEYTNKTRRSLRVSTPFSFSSSSYSPSLMPSPSLPTVVQGPCAACKVLRRRCTDTCSLAPYFPPSEQLKFVIAHKVFGASNIVKALQELPESKRADAVSSMVYEANVRIHDPVYGCAGAISKLQKQLNDLQAELAVTQAELLIMQCQQQQQNDIASFYDRDLGSD, from the exons ATGAAGAAAGGGCCAAGGCTAagaattttattccattttttttcatctctctCTTTGATGATGGAATACACTAACAAAACTAGAAGATCACTTAGAGTTTCCACTCCTTTCTCCTTTTCATCATCATCTTACTCTCCTTCTTTGATGCCTTCTCCTTCTCTTCCAACTGTTGTTCAAGGTCCTTGCGCCGCCTGCAAAGTCCTCCGCCGTCGATGCACAGACACATGCTCTTTAGCTCCATATTTTCCACCAAGTGAGCAGCTCAAATTCGTCATTGCCCATAAAGTCTTTGGAGCTAGCAACATTGTCAAGGCGTTGCAG GAACTTCCTGAGTCCAAAAGAGCAGATGCTGTGAGCAGCATGGTATATGAAGCAAATGTGAGAATTCATGATCCAGTTTATGGTTGTGCTGGTGCAATCAGTAAGCTTCAGAAACAACTTAATGATCTCCAAGCAGAATTGGCCGTGACCCAAGCTGAGCTACTTATCATGCAATGCCAGCAGCAGCAACAAAATGACATCGCAAGCTTCTACGACAGAGATTTAGGTTCGGATTAG